In Drosophila santomea strain STO CAGO 1482 chromosome 2L, Prin_Dsan_1.1, whole genome shotgun sequence, a single window of DNA contains:
- the LOC120457493 gene encoding transitional endoplasmic reticulum ATPase TER94 isoform X3 produces MADSKGEDLATAILKRKDRPNRLIVEEAQNDDNSVVSLSQAKMDELQLFRGDTVILKGKRRKETVCIVLSDDTCPDEKIRMNRVVRNNLCVHLSDVVSVQSCPDVKYGKRVRILPIDDTTEGVTGNLFEIYLKPYFLEAYRPIHMGDNFIVRAAMRPIEFKVVLTDPEPYCIVAPETVIFCDGDPIKREEEEESLNAVGYDDIGGCRKQLAQIKEMVELPLRHPSLFKAIGVKPPRGILMYGPPGTGKTLIARAVANETGAFFFLINGPEIMSKLAGESESNLRKAFEEAEKNSPAIIFIDEIDAIAPKRDKTHGEVERRIVSQLLTLMDGMKKSSHLIVMAATNRPNSIDPALRRFGRFDREIDIGIPDATGRLEVLRIHTKNMKLHDDVDLEQIAAETHGHVGADLASLCSEAALQQIREKMDLIDLDDDKIDAEVLASLAVTMENFRYAMTKSSPSALRETVVEVPNTTWTDIGGLESVKKELQELVQYPVEHPDKFLKFGMQPSRGVLFYGPPGCGKTLLAKAIANECQANFISVKGPELLTMWFGESEANVRDIFDKARSAAPCVLFFDELDSIAKARGGNVGDAGGAADRVINQILTEMDGMGAKKNVFIIGATNRPDIIDPAILRPGRLDQLIYIPLPDDKSREAILKANLRKSPLAKEVDLTYIAKVTQGFSGADLTEICQRACKLAIRQAIEAEIRREKERAENQNSAMDMDEDDPVPEITSAHFEEAMKFARRSVSDNDIRKYEMFAQTLQQSRGFGQNFRFPGQTGNTSGSGNNLPVNSPGDNGDDDLYS; encoded by the exons TGAAGATCTGGCTACGGCGATCCTGAAGCGCAAGGACCGTCCAAACCGACTGATTGTGGAGGAGGCGCAGAATGATGACAACTCTGTGGTGTCGCTGTCGCAG GCGAAGATGGATGAGCTGCAGCTCTTCCGTGGCGACACCGTGATTCTGAAGGGCAAGCGCCGAAAGGAGACGGTGTGCATCGTGCTCTCGGACGACACCTGCCCCGACGAGAAGATCCGCATGAACCGCGTGGTGCGCAACAACCTGTGCGTCCATCTTTCAGATGTGGTTTCCGTGCAGTCATGCCCGGACGTCAAGTACGGCAAGCGGGTGCGCATCCTGCCCATCGACGACACCACCGAAGGCGTCACCGGCAACCTTTTCGAGATCTATCTGAAGCCGTACTTCCTAGAGGCCTATCGGCCAATCCACATGGGAGACAACTTCATTGTGCGCGCAGCCATGCGTCCTATTGAGTTCAAAGTGGTGCTGACCGATCCGGAGCCCTACTGCATTGTGGCTCCCGAGACGGTAATCTTCTGCGACGGTGATCCGATCAAgcgcgaggaggaggaggagtccCTAAACGCAGTCGGCTACGACGATATCGGTGGTTGCCGCAAGCAGCTGGCCCAGATCAAGGAAATGGTGGAGTTGCCTTTGCGTCATCCATCGCTCTTCAAGGCCATCGGTGTGAAGCCACCGCGCGGTATCCTTATGTACGGTCCCCCGGGTACCGGTAAGACCCTTATTGCCAGGGCTGTGGCCAACGAGACAGGAGCCTTTTTCTTCCTGATTAACGGGCCGGAGATCATGTCCAAGCTGGCCGGAGAGTCAGAATCGAATCTGCGCAAGGCCTTCGAGGAAGCCGAGAAAAACTCGCCAGCCATCATCTTTATCGATGAGATTGACGCCATCGCCCCGAAGCGTGACAAGACCCACGGCGAGGTGGAGCGTCGCATTGTTTCGCAGCTTTTGACCCTGATGGACGGCATGAAGAAGAGCTCCCATCTGATCGTTATGGCTGCCACTAACAGGCCCAACTCCATCGACCCGGCCCTGCGTCGCTTTGGACGTTTCGATCGTGAGATAGACATCGGCATTCCAGATGCCACTGGTCGACTGGAGGTGCTGCGCATTCACACCAAGAACATGAAGCTGCATGATGATGTTGACTTGGAGCAGATTGCTGCTGAAACCCATGGACATGTCGGCGCTGATCTGGCCTCACTCTGCTCTGAGGCTGCCCTTCAGCAAATCCGTGAGAAGATGGACCTTATCGATTTGGATGATGATAAGATCGATGCCGAAGTGCTGGCGTCCCTGGCCGTGACAATGGAGAACTTCCGCTACGCTATGACCAAGTCCAGTCCATCGGCTCTGCGTGAAACTGTTGTGGAGGTGCCCAACACCACCTGGACAGACATCGGAGGTCTGGAGAGCGTCAAGAAGGAATTGCAGGAGCTGGTGCAGTACCCAGTGGAGCACCCGGACAAGTTCTTGAAGTTTGGCATGCAGCCCAGTCGCGGTGTCCTTTTCTACGGACCCCCTGGTTGCGGTAAGACGCTGTTGGCCAAGGCCATTGCTAACGAGTGCCAGGCGAACTTCATCTCAGTCAAGGGTCCCGAGCTGCTGACCATGTGGTTCGGCGAGTCCGAGGCCAATGTGCGCGACATCTTCGATAAGGCCCGCTCGGCGGCTCCTTGTGTGCTCTTCTTCGACGAGCTGGACTCGATCGCCAAAGCGCGTGGCGGTAATGTCGGCGATGCAGGCGGCGCCGCTGATCGTGTGATCAATCAGATCCTTACCGAAATGGATGGCATGGGAGCCAAGAAGAACGTGTTCATTATTGGAGCCACCAATCGTCCCGACATTATCGATCCGGCAATCCTCCGTCCGGGCCGTCTGGATCAGTTGATCTATATTCCACTGCCCGACGACAAGTCGCGTGAGGCAATCCTTAAGGCTAACTTGCGCAAGTCGCCGCTGGCGAAGGAAGTAGACCTTACCTACATCGCCAAGGTGACGCAGGGCTTCTCTGGCGCCGATCTGACCGAGATCTGCCAGCGGGCCTGTAAACTGGCCATCCGGCAGGCCATCGAGGCTGAAATTCGACGCGAAAAGGAGCGCGCCGAAAACCAGAACTCGGCGATGGAC ATGGACGAGGACGATCCAGTGCCGGAGATTACCAGCGCCCACTTCGAGGAGGCCATGAAGTTCGCTCGTCGTTCGGTGTCCGATAATGACATCAGGAAATACGAGATGTTTGCCCAGACTTTGCAGCAGTCCCGTGGATTCGGACAGAACTTCAG ATTCCCCGGTCAAACCGGCAACACCTCAGGATCTGGTAACAACTTGCCAGTTAACTCGCCAGGCGACAACGGCGACGATGATCTTTACAGTTAG
- the LOC120457493 gene encoding transitional endoplasmic reticulum ATPase TER94 isoform X2: MSGSKIDKMDHDGDTRDFMRGYHSEQDEKMKPKTSFDKREDLATAILKRKDRPNRLIVEEAQNDDNSVVSLSQAKMDELQLFRGDTVILKGKRRKETVCIVLSDDTCPDEKIRMNRVVRNNLCVHLSDVVSVQSCPDVKYGKRVRILPIDDTTEGVTGNLFEIYLKPYFLEAYRPIHMGDNFIVRAAMRPIEFKVVLTDPEPYCIVAPETVIFCDGDPIKREEEEESLNAVGYDDIGGCRKQLAQIKEMVELPLRHPSLFKAIGVKPPRGILMYGPPGTGKTLIARAVANETGAFFFLINGPEIMSKLAGESESNLRKAFEEAEKNSPAIIFIDEIDAIAPKRDKTHGEVERRIVSQLLTLMDGMKKSSHLIVMAATNRPNSIDPALRRFGRFDREIDIGIPDATGRLEVLRIHTKNMKLHDDVDLEQIAAETHGHVGADLASLCSEAALQQIREKMDLIDLDDDKIDAEVLASLAVTMENFRYAMTKSSPSALRETVVEVPNTTWTDIGGLESVKKELQELVQYPVEHPDKFLKFGMQPSRGVLFYGPPGCGKTLLAKAIANECQANFISVKGPELLTMWFGESEANVRDIFDKARSAAPCVLFFDELDSIAKARGGNVGDAGGAADRVINQILTEMDGMGAKKNVFIIGATNRPDIIDPAILRPGRLDQLIYIPLPDDKSREAILKANLRKSPLAKEVDLTYIAKVTQGFSGADLTEICQRACKLAIRQAIEAEIRREKERAENQNSAMDDEDDPVPEITSAHFEEAMKFARRSVSDNDIRKYEMFAQTLQQSRGFGQNFRFPGQTGNTSGSGNNLPVNSPGDNGDDDLYS; this comes from the exons TGAAGATCTGGCTACGGCGATCCTGAAGCGCAAGGACCGTCCAAACCGACTGATTGTGGAGGAGGCGCAGAATGATGACAACTCTGTGGTGTCGCTGTCGCAG GCGAAGATGGATGAGCTGCAGCTCTTCCGTGGCGACACCGTGATTCTGAAGGGCAAGCGCCGAAAGGAGACGGTGTGCATCGTGCTCTCGGACGACACCTGCCCCGACGAGAAGATCCGCATGAACCGCGTGGTGCGCAACAACCTGTGCGTCCATCTTTCAGATGTGGTTTCCGTGCAGTCATGCCCGGACGTCAAGTACGGCAAGCGGGTGCGCATCCTGCCCATCGACGACACCACCGAAGGCGTCACCGGCAACCTTTTCGAGATCTATCTGAAGCCGTACTTCCTAGAGGCCTATCGGCCAATCCACATGGGAGACAACTTCATTGTGCGCGCAGCCATGCGTCCTATTGAGTTCAAAGTGGTGCTGACCGATCCGGAGCCCTACTGCATTGTGGCTCCCGAGACGGTAATCTTCTGCGACGGTGATCCGATCAAgcgcgaggaggaggaggagtccCTAAACGCAGTCGGCTACGACGATATCGGTGGTTGCCGCAAGCAGCTGGCCCAGATCAAGGAAATGGTGGAGTTGCCTTTGCGTCATCCATCGCTCTTCAAGGCCATCGGTGTGAAGCCACCGCGCGGTATCCTTATGTACGGTCCCCCGGGTACCGGTAAGACCCTTATTGCCAGGGCTGTGGCCAACGAGACAGGAGCCTTTTTCTTCCTGATTAACGGGCCGGAGATCATGTCCAAGCTGGCCGGAGAGTCAGAATCGAATCTGCGCAAGGCCTTCGAGGAAGCCGAGAAAAACTCGCCAGCCATCATCTTTATCGATGAGATTGACGCCATCGCCCCGAAGCGTGACAAGACCCACGGCGAGGTGGAGCGTCGCATTGTTTCGCAGCTTTTGACCCTGATGGACGGCATGAAGAAGAGCTCCCATCTGATCGTTATGGCTGCCACTAACAGGCCCAACTCCATCGACCCGGCCCTGCGTCGCTTTGGACGTTTCGATCGTGAGATAGACATCGGCATTCCAGATGCCACTGGTCGACTGGAGGTGCTGCGCATTCACACCAAGAACATGAAGCTGCATGATGATGTTGACTTGGAGCAGATTGCTGCTGAAACCCATGGACATGTCGGCGCTGATCTGGCCTCACTCTGCTCTGAGGCTGCCCTTCAGCAAATCCGTGAGAAGATGGACCTTATCGATTTGGATGATGATAAGATCGATGCCGAAGTGCTGGCGTCCCTGGCCGTGACAATGGAGAACTTCCGCTACGCTATGACCAAGTCCAGTCCATCGGCTCTGCGTGAAACTGTTGTGGAGGTGCCCAACACCACCTGGACAGACATCGGAGGTCTGGAGAGCGTCAAGAAGGAATTGCAGGAGCTGGTGCAGTACCCAGTGGAGCACCCGGACAAGTTCTTGAAGTTTGGCATGCAGCCCAGTCGCGGTGTCCTTTTCTACGGACCCCCTGGTTGCGGTAAGACGCTGTTGGCCAAGGCCATTGCTAACGAGTGCCAGGCGAACTTCATCTCAGTCAAGGGTCCCGAGCTGCTGACCATGTGGTTCGGCGAGTCCGAGGCCAATGTGCGCGACATCTTCGATAAGGCCCGCTCGGCGGCTCCTTGTGTGCTCTTCTTCGACGAGCTGGACTCGATCGCCAAAGCGCGTGGCGGTAATGTCGGCGATGCAGGCGGCGCCGCTGATCGTGTGATCAATCAGATCCTTACCGAAATGGATGGCATGGGAGCCAAGAAGAACGTGTTCATTATTGGAGCCACCAATCGTCCCGACATTATCGATCCGGCAATCCTCCGTCCGGGCCGTCTGGATCAGTTGATCTATATTCCACTGCCCGACGACAAGTCGCGTGAGGCAATCCTTAAGGCTAACTTGCGCAAGTCGCCGCTGGCGAAGGAAGTAGACCTTACCTACATCGCCAAGGTGACGCAGGGCTTCTCTGGCGCCGATCTGACCGAGATCTGCCAGCGGGCCTGTAAACTGGCCATCCGGCAGGCCATCGAGGCTGAAATTCGACGCGAAAAGGAGCGCGCCGAAAACCAGAACTCGGCGATGGAC GACGAGGACGATCCAGTGCCGGAGATTACCAGCGCCCACTTCGAGGAGGCCATGAAGTTCGCTCGTCGTTCGGTGTCCGATAATGACATCAGGAAATACGAGATGTTTGCCCAGACTTTGCAGCAGTCCCGTGGATTCGGACAGAACTTCAG ATTCCCCGGTCAAACCGGCAACACCTCAGGATCTGGTAACAACTTGCCAGTTAACTCGCCAGGCGACAACGGCGACGATGATCTTTACAGTTAG
- the LOC120457493 gene encoding transitional endoplasmic reticulum ATPase TER94 isoform X1 gives MSGSKIDKMDHDGDTRDFMRGYHSEQDEKMKPKTSFDKREDLATAILKRKDRPNRLIVEEAQNDDNSVVSLSQAKMDELQLFRGDTVILKGKRRKETVCIVLSDDTCPDEKIRMNRVVRNNLCVHLSDVVSVQSCPDVKYGKRVRILPIDDTTEGVTGNLFEIYLKPYFLEAYRPIHMGDNFIVRAAMRPIEFKVVLTDPEPYCIVAPETVIFCDGDPIKREEEEESLNAVGYDDIGGCRKQLAQIKEMVELPLRHPSLFKAIGVKPPRGILMYGPPGTGKTLIARAVANETGAFFFLINGPEIMSKLAGESESNLRKAFEEAEKNSPAIIFIDEIDAIAPKRDKTHGEVERRIVSQLLTLMDGMKKSSHLIVMAATNRPNSIDPALRRFGRFDREIDIGIPDATGRLEVLRIHTKNMKLHDDVDLEQIAAETHGHVGADLASLCSEAALQQIREKMDLIDLDDDKIDAEVLASLAVTMENFRYAMTKSSPSALRETVVEVPNTTWTDIGGLESVKKELQELVQYPVEHPDKFLKFGMQPSRGVLFYGPPGCGKTLLAKAIANECQANFISVKGPELLTMWFGESEANVRDIFDKARSAAPCVLFFDELDSIAKARGGNVGDAGGAADRVINQILTEMDGMGAKKNVFIIGATNRPDIIDPAILRPGRLDQLIYIPLPDDKSREAILKANLRKSPLAKEVDLTYIAKVTQGFSGADLTEICQRACKLAIRQAIEAEIRREKERAENQNSAMDMDEDDPVPEITSAHFEEAMKFARRSVSDNDIRKYEMFAQTLQQSRGFGQNFRFPGQTGNTSGSGNNLPVNSPGDNGDDDLYS, from the exons TGAAGATCTGGCTACGGCGATCCTGAAGCGCAAGGACCGTCCAAACCGACTGATTGTGGAGGAGGCGCAGAATGATGACAACTCTGTGGTGTCGCTGTCGCAG GCGAAGATGGATGAGCTGCAGCTCTTCCGTGGCGACACCGTGATTCTGAAGGGCAAGCGCCGAAAGGAGACGGTGTGCATCGTGCTCTCGGACGACACCTGCCCCGACGAGAAGATCCGCATGAACCGCGTGGTGCGCAACAACCTGTGCGTCCATCTTTCAGATGTGGTTTCCGTGCAGTCATGCCCGGACGTCAAGTACGGCAAGCGGGTGCGCATCCTGCCCATCGACGACACCACCGAAGGCGTCACCGGCAACCTTTTCGAGATCTATCTGAAGCCGTACTTCCTAGAGGCCTATCGGCCAATCCACATGGGAGACAACTTCATTGTGCGCGCAGCCATGCGTCCTATTGAGTTCAAAGTGGTGCTGACCGATCCGGAGCCCTACTGCATTGTGGCTCCCGAGACGGTAATCTTCTGCGACGGTGATCCGATCAAgcgcgaggaggaggaggagtccCTAAACGCAGTCGGCTACGACGATATCGGTGGTTGCCGCAAGCAGCTGGCCCAGATCAAGGAAATGGTGGAGTTGCCTTTGCGTCATCCATCGCTCTTCAAGGCCATCGGTGTGAAGCCACCGCGCGGTATCCTTATGTACGGTCCCCCGGGTACCGGTAAGACCCTTATTGCCAGGGCTGTGGCCAACGAGACAGGAGCCTTTTTCTTCCTGATTAACGGGCCGGAGATCATGTCCAAGCTGGCCGGAGAGTCAGAATCGAATCTGCGCAAGGCCTTCGAGGAAGCCGAGAAAAACTCGCCAGCCATCATCTTTATCGATGAGATTGACGCCATCGCCCCGAAGCGTGACAAGACCCACGGCGAGGTGGAGCGTCGCATTGTTTCGCAGCTTTTGACCCTGATGGACGGCATGAAGAAGAGCTCCCATCTGATCGTTATGGCTGCCACTAACAGGCCCAACTCCATCGACCCGGCCCTGCGTCGCTTTGGACGTTTCGATCGTGAGATAGACATCGGCATTCCAGATGCCACTGGTCGACTGGAGGTGCTGCGCATTCACACCAAGAACATGAAGCTGCATGATGATGTTGACTTGGAGCAGATTGCTGCTGAAACCCATGGACATGTCGGCGCTGATCTGGCCTCACTCTGCTCTGAGGCTGCCCTTCAGCAAATCCGTGAGAAGATGGACCTTATCGATTTGGATGATGATAAGATCGATGCCGAAGTGCTGGCGTCCCTGGCCGTGACAATGGAGAACTTCCGCTACGCTATGACCAAGTCCAGTCCATCGGCTCTGCGTGAAACTGTTGTGGAGGTGCCCAACACCACCTGGACAGACATCGGAGGTCTGGAGAGCGTCAAGAAGGAATTGCAGGAGCTGGTGCAGTACCCAGTGGAGCACCCGGACAAGTTCTTGAAGTTTGGCATGCAGCCCAGTCGCGGTGTCCTTTTCTACGGACCCCCTGGTTGCGGTAAGACGCTGTTGGCCAAGGCCATTGCTAACGAGTGCCAGGCGAACTTCATCTCAGTCAAGGGTCCCGAGCTGCTGACCATGTGGTTCGGCGAGTCCGAGGCCAATGTGCGCGACATCTTCGATAAGGCCCGCTCGGCGGCTCCTTGTGTGCTCTTCTTCGACGAGCTGGACTCGATCGCCAAAGCGCGTGGCGGTAATGTCGGCGATGCAGGCGGCGCCGCTGATCGTGTGATCAATCAGATCCTTACCGAAATGGATGGCATGGGAGCCAAGAAGAACGTGTTCATTATTGGAGCCACCAATCGTCCCGACATTATCGATCCGGCAATCCTCCGTCCGGGCCGTCTGGATCAGTTGATCTATATTCCACTGCCCGACGACAAGTCGCGTGAGGCAATCCTTAAGGCTAACTTGCGCAAGTCGCCGCTGGCGAAGGAAGTAGACCTTACCTACATCGCCAAGGTGACGCAGGGCTTCTCTGGCGCCGATCTGACCGAGATCTGCCAGCGGGCCTGTAAACTGGCCATCCGGCAGGCCATCGAGGCTGAAATTCGACGCGAAAAGGAGCGCGCCGAAAACCAGAACTCGGCGATGGAC ATGGACGAGGACGATCCAGTGCCGGAGATTACCAGCGCCCACTTCGAGGAGGCCATGAAGTTCGCTCGTCGTTCGGTGTCCGATAATGACATCAGGAAATACGAGATGTTTGCCCAGACTTTGCAGCAGTCCCGTGGATTCGGACAGAACTTCAG ATTCCCCGGTCAAACCGGCAACACCTCAGGATCTGGTAACAACTTGCCAGTTAACTCGCCAGGCGACAACGGCGACGATGATCTTTACAGTTAG